The Sphaeramia orbicularis chromosome 18, fSphaOr1.1, whole genome shotgun sequence genome contains a region encoding:
- the rpl34 gene encoding large ribosomal subunit protein eL34, whose amino-acid sequence MVQRLTYRRRLSYNTASNKTRLSRTPGNRIVYLYTKKVGKAPKSACGICPGRLRGIRAVRPQVLMRLSKTKKHVSRAYGGSMCAKCVRDRIKRAFLIEEQKIVVKVLKAQAQSQKSK is encoded by the exons ATGGTGCAGCGCCTGACTTACCGTCGTAGGTTGTCCTACAACACCGCCTCCAACAAAACCAGGCT GTCTCGGACTCCTGGTAACCGTATTGTGTACCTGTACACCAAGAAGGTCGGCAAAGCCCCCAAGTCAGCATGTGGCATCTGCCCAGGAAGACTGCGTGGA ATCCGTGCTGTTAGACCTCAGGTTCTGATGAGACTGTCCAAGACCAAGAAGCACGTCAGCAGAGCTTATGGTGGTTCTATGTGCGCCAAGTGTGTGCGCGACAG gATCAAGCGTGCTTTCCTGATTGAGGAGCAGAAGATCGTCGTCAAGGTGCTGAAGGCACAGGCACAGAGCCAGAAATCTAAGTAA
- the ostc gene encoding oligosaccharyltransferase complex subunit ostc produces METLYSIPFTVLECPNIKLKKPSWLHMPSAMTVYAVVIVSYFLITGGIIYDVIVEPPSVGSMTDEHGHQRPVAFLAYRVNGQYIMEGLASSFLFTMGGLGFIILDRSNAPNIPKLNRFLLLFIGFVSVLLSFFMARVFMRMKLPGYLMG; encoded by the exons ATGGAGACTCTTTACAGTATACCTTTTACCGTGCTGGAATGTCCAAATATAAAACTGAAGAAGCCGTCATGGCTGCACATGCCTTCTGCTATGACTGTGTACGCGGTGGTTATTGTGTCCTACTTTCTCATCACTGGAG gAATTATCTACGATGTTATAGTAGAGCCGCCCAGTGTGGGATCAATGACTGATGAACATGGACACCAGAGGCCAGTTGCCTTTTTGGCATACAG AGTAAATGGCCAGTACATCATGGAGGGACTGGCCTCCAGTTTCCTGTTCACAATGGGGGGTCTGGGCTTCATAATTCTGGACCGCTCCAATGCACCAAACATTCCCAAACTCAACCGCTTCCTGTTGCTTTTCATCGGTTTTGTCAGTGTACTCCTCAGCTTCTTCATGGCCAGAGTTTTCATGCGCATGAAGCTGCC AGGATACCTCATGGGTTAA
- the etnppl gene encoding ethanolamine-phosphate phospho-lyase translates to MSVEKLDKRKTIDLRKKFIGPSCKIFFSHDPIKIVQAKGQYMYDEKGQRYLDCINNVAHVGHCHPDVVKAGAQQMELLNTNSRFLHDNLVLYAQRLQATLPDKLSVCYFVNSGSEANDLALRLAWQYTGHKDIITLENAYHGHVSSLIDISPYKFHQLSDVEQNPSVHVAASPDVYRGKYRADHPDPAKAYAGEVKDIIHKVQDKGGKIAAFIAESLQSCGGQVIPPAGYFQQVAEHVRKAGGVFIADEVQVGFGRVGTHFWAFQLQGDDFVPDIVTMGKPIGNGHPMSCVVTTKEVAQAFMSSGMEYFNTFGGNPVSCAIGLAVLDVIVKEDLQGNALRVGGYLTNLLEKQKDKHPLIGDIRGRGLFVGLELVKDRCKLTPATAEAQEIIYQLKEQHILLSADGPHRNVLKFKPPMCFSTEDVDLVVDKIDHILTELEEALGLKFPDKLNVENDGSKRKLPSDENEHLCHSGLIYTKGNNPGVTKQTKRLKT, encoded by the exons ATGTCTGTGGAAAAACTGGACAAGAGGAAGACCATAGACCTGAGGAAGAAGTTCATTGG GCCCTCTTGTAAGATTTTCTTCAGCCATGACCCTATCAAGATTGTTCAAGCGAAAGGCCAGTACATGTATGATGAAAAAGGCCAACGCTACTTGGACTGCATCAACAACGTGGCCCATG tgggcCACTGTCACCCAGATGTGGTGAAAGCAGGCGCTCAACAGATGGAACTCCTCAACACAAACTCACGTTTCTTGCATGACAACCTTGTTCTATATGCTCAAAGGCTGCAGGCCACGCTACCTGACAAACTGTCTGTCTGCTACTTTGTCAACTCCGG CTCCGAAGCCAATGACCTGGCTCTCCGTCTGGCATGGCAGTACACAGGGCACAAAGATATCATCACCCTTGAAAA TGCGTACCACGGCCACGTCTCGTCGCTTATTGACATCAGCCCGTATAAGTTCCACCAGCTGTCGGACGTTGAGCAGAATCCATCTGTCCATGTG GCTGCAAGCCCAGATGTGTACAGAGGCAAATACAGAGCAGACCACCCTGATCCTGCCAAAGCATATGCTGGTGAAGTCAAAGATATAATCCACAAAGTCCAGGACAAAGGAGGCAAG ATTGCTGCTTTTATTGCTGAGTCATTGCAGAGCTGTGGCGGACAGGTCATTCCCCCCGCGGGTTACTTCCAGCAAGTAGCAGA ACATGTTCGAAAAGCAGGAGGCGTTTTCATTGCTGATGAGGTCCAAGTGGGCTTTGGCCGTGTTGGTACTCACTTCTGGGCGTTCCAGCTTCAGGGAGACGACTTTGTGCCCGACATTGTTACAATGGGAAAGCCTATTGGTAACGGTCACCCCATGTCATGTGTGGTCACAACGAAAGAAGTGGCACAGGCCTTCATGTCATCTGGAATGGAGTATTTCAATACA TTTGGTGGTAACCCGGTCTCATGCGCCATCGGTCTGGCAGTCCTAGACGTGATTGTGAAAGAGGATCTCCAGGGTAATGCATTGCGTGTGGGGGGATACCTAACCAATCTGCTGGAAAAACAGAAAGACAAGCACCCACTGATCGGGGATATCAG GGGTCGTGGCCTTTTTGTTGGGTTGGAGCTTGTAAAAGATAGGTGCAAGCTCACTCCTGCTACAGCAGAGGCCCAAGAAATCATATATCA ACTAAAGGAACAGCACATCCTTCTTAGTGCCGACGGACCCCATCGTAACGTGCTCAAATTCAAGCCCCCGATGTGTTTCAGCACGGAGGATGTTGACTTGGTAGTGGATAAAATCGACCACATTCTCACAG AACTTGAAGAAGCACTGGGTTTGAAGTTTCCCGACAAACTGAATGTAGAAAATGACGGAAGTAAAAGAAAG ctTCCCAGTGATGAAAATGAACATCTGTGTCACAGTGGCTTAATATACACCAAAGGGAATAATCCAGGAGTCACTAAACAAACCAAACGTCTTAAGACATAA